The following is a genomic window from Actinomadura rubteroloni.
AGTAGCAGACGTCGCTGATGATGTCGGTGCTCCGGGAGTGGACGTGCGCGGCGACCGCCACCGGAATGTCCTCGTACGCCCCGGACGGAAAAGTGATGCCGTGCTCGTCCCAGAACGTCCGGCGGATCACCTTGTTCCAGACCGTCCGGTCGCGGAGCAGCGCGGGGTCGCGGGTGACGTGCGTCCGCGACCGCGTGGTGCGCAACGCGTCCAACGGGAACCGCGCCGGGTACGACCGGCGCGAATCGAACTGCTCCACCCCGCCGCACACCAGGTCCGAACCGGTGCGCCGCAACGTCCCCACCATCCGTTCGTAGGCGTAGAACGGCACCACGTCGTCACTGTCGGCGAAAGCCAGGAACGTGCCCGTGACGTGCCGCAACCCCGTGTTCCGCGCCGGGCCCATGCCCTGGTTCTCCTGCTGGAAGAGACGGAACCGCATGTCCCGCTCCGCGAACGCCTTCGCGATGACGGCGCTGCCATCGGTGGAGCCGTCGTCCACCATGACGACCTCGATATCGGTCAAGGTCTGGGCGGCCAGCGAGGCGAGGCAGTCCTCCAGGTAGTCCTCCACATTGTGGATCGGCACGACGACGCTCAGCGTGGGGGCCATGTGCGGGCTCCTCGGGACGGGGACGGGTTCCGAACAGCGTCGGAAAGGTCCGGCACCCGGTACAGCGCGAAAACCCAAGCCTGGACCCGGCGTTGCCCAGACTTGACCGCGCGGTCACATGTCGGACGTCACCGGATCCGCGCAGGTCAGGCCCCCGTTATCAGTACACGTCACGCACATAGCGTTTGTCGGCGGCGAGGCGTTTGACGTACGCGGCGGCGGCCTCGGCGTCCATTCCGCCGTGCAGCGCGGCGATCTCGCGGAGCGTCCGGTCGACGTCCTTGGCCATGCGCGTCGCGTCGCCGCAGACGTAGACGTGCGCGCCGTCGCGCAGCCACTCCCACAGCTTCGCGCCGTGCTCGCGCATCCGGTCCTGGACGTAGATCTTCGAGCGCTGGTCGCGGGAGAACGCCAGGTCCAGCCGGGTCAGGACGCCGTCGCGCTGGTGGGCGGCCAGCTCGTCGCGGTAGTAGTGGTCGGTCGCGCGGCGCTGCTCGCCGAAGAACAGCCAGTTCGGGCCGGCCGCGCCGGTCGCGCGGCGCTCGGCGAGGAAGCCGACGAACGGCGCGACGCCCGTCCCGGGCCCGATCATGATCGCGGCGGCGGACGGGTCGGCGGGCGGCCGGAAGTGCGGCGACCGCTGCACGTAGACGCGGACGTCGTCCTTCTCGGCCCGGTCGGCGAGGTAGGTCGAGCAGACGCCGCCGCGCGGGCGCCCGTTCTCGCCCTCGTAGCGGATCACCGACACGGTCAGCCGCAGTACGCCGGGCTCGGCGGCCGGGCTGGACGAGATCGAGTACTGGCGCGGCTGGAGCGGCCGCAGCAGCGCCGCCCACTCCTGCGCGGACGCGCGCAGACCGAACAGGCGCGGAATGTCCACGGCCTGCCGGCCGAACATCCACTTCGCCAGCTCGTCGGTGTTGTCGGGACGCAGCAGGTGCTTCAGCTCGCGGTCCCCGGTGCGGTCCAGCGTGAAGCGCAGCAGGTCGGGGGTGAGGCGGGCGATCTCCAGCCGGGTTTCGAGGGCCTCGCGGAACGCCAGTTCGGTGCCGTCGGCGAGCGTGACGGGCTCGGTCGCGGCGATGCCCGTCGCCTCCAGCCACTCGGCGACCAGCTCGGGGGCGTTGACGGGCCAGACGCCGAGCGCGTCGCCCGCCTCGTAGGCCAGCTCGCCGTCGCCGGTCGCGAACGTGAACTCGCGGACCTCCTTGGCCGCGCCGGGCAGGCTGAGCAGGCGGTTCCCGATGAGCTTCGTCGTGTACGGCGACGCCTTGGTGTACGCGGGGGTGTACGCGGGCCCGGTCCGCGGCGCGGCCTTCGCGGGGGACGGCGTGCCGCCGAGCGCGGTGAGCAGCGAGTCCAGCCACGGTTCGGCGACCGGCTCGTAGTCGGGCTCGCAGTCGGCGCGCGGGACGAGCCGGGTCGCGCCGAGCTGCGCCAGGCGCTCGTCCAGCCGCCGGCCGTGGCCGCAGAAGTCGCCGTAGCCCGAGTCGCCGAACGCCAGGACGGCGTAGGACAGGCCGGTCAGCGGCGGATGGTCGTCGCCCGCCAGCTCCTCCCAGAAGCCCGCGCCGTTGTCGGGGGCGTCGCCGTCACCGAACGTGCTCGTAATGACCGCGACCGTTGCGGACCCAGTGAGGATCTCCGGAGTGCAGTCGTCCATCGCGACCAGGCGGGGCGTCCAGCCCGCGTCGCTGAGCCGGGACGCGGCGTTGGCCGCGAACTCCTCGGCCGTGCCGGTCTGGGACGCCCACAGCACGACGATCTCGCGGCCCGGCTCGTCCGGCCGGGGCGCGGCGGTCGCCGGGGCGGTCTCGCGCGAGAACACGCCCGCCAGCAGCCCGTTCACCCACAGCGCCCGCTCGGGGGCGATCGGCGCGTGCGGCGGCAGGACCGGCACGCCGCCCGGCGCGGACCCGACACCGCTCAAGAACCCGGACATGTACTGCAATTCGGCAGCCGTGAGCTGCGGTTTGTGCTCCACCTCCACGCCGAGGACGCCCCCGACCGTCGCGAGCGCGCCCTCCCACGTCCCGTCGGGTGCCGCGTCCGGCTCGGCGGGCGGGACGACGTTCACCTTCGTCAGCGACACCGCGCACACCTTCAGCTCCGGCTGGAGCGACAGCGGGTCCACGGCGTCGCTCGTCACCGCGTTCACGCTCAGGTACTCGCCGAACAGGTCGTTCCAGTGGAACGGCGCGAAGCACGCGCCGGGCCGCACTCGGTCGGTGACGGTCGCCGGGAGCACGGCCCGTCCGCGCCGCGACGCGACCTCGACCTGGTCACCGTCCGCGACGCCGAGCGCCTTGGCGTCGTCGGGGTGGATCTCCACGAACGGGCCCGGGTTGAGCTTGTTGAGCTTGGCGACCTTGCCCGTCTTGGTCAGCGTGTGCCACTGGTGCTGGACGCGGCCGGTGTTGAGCAGGAACGGGTAGTCGTCGTCGGGCATCTCGTCGGCCGGCAGGTGCGGACGCGCGAAGAACCGCGCCCGTCCGCTCGGCGTCGGGAACTTCGGCCGTCCGCCGCCGGAGACGTACCGGATCGGGTTGCGGTGCGGCCCGGACGGGTCCGCGCTCGGCCACTGGACCGGCGTCTCGCGCAGCCGCTCGTAGGTGACGCCGCGCAGGTCGTAGCCCGTCACCGGGTTGTACGCGCCCTTGATCTCCTCGAAGATCTCCTCGGCGGAGGAGTAGCCGAACCCGTCGAAGCCCATCGCGGTCGCCACGCGCGCGATGAGCAGCCAGTCCGGCAGCGCACCCCCGGGGGCGTCGGCGGCGCGCGGCGCGAGCGTCAGGTTCCGCTCGGAGTTGATCATGATGCCGTCCGCCTCGGACCACAGCGCGGCGGGCAGCACGACGTCGGCGTAGGCGTTGGTCTCGGTGTCGGCGAACGCGTCCTGCGTGACGACGAACTCGGCCGCCTCCAGGCCCTCGATGACCGTCCGCCGGTTGCCGACCGACGCGACCGGGTTCGTGCAGATGATCCAGGCCGCCTTGATCTCCCCGGCCGCCATCCGCGCGAACATGTCGACCGTCCCGGTGCCCGCCTCGGCGCGCAGCGTGCCCGGCTCCAGGCCCCACAGCTCCTCGGTGAACGCGCGGTCGGCGTCCACCAGCGCGGACCGCTGCCCCGGCAGGCCCGGCCCCATGTAGCCCATCTCCCGGCCGCCCATCGCGTTCGGCTGGCCGGTCAGCGAGAACGGGCCGCTGCCCGGACGGCAGATCGCGCCCGTCGCCAGATGCAGGTTGACCAGCGCGTTCGTGTTCCAGGTGCCGTGGGTGCTCTGGTTGAGGCCCATCGTCCAGCAACTCGTCCACTCGCCGGCCTCGGCGATCCAGCGCGCGGCGGTCCGCAGGTCGTCGGCGGGGATGCCGGTGGTCTCCGCGACGGCGTCCGGGGCGTAGTCGCCGAGGAACGCGGGCATCTCGTCCCAGCCCTCGGTGCAGGCGGCGATGAACTCGTCGTCCACGGCGCCGTCCGCGACGAGCAGGTGCAGCAGGCCGTTCAGCAGCGCGAGGTCCGTACCCGGACGAACCTGGAGGAAGAGGTCGGCCTTCGCGGCGGTCGCGGTGCGGCGCGGGTCCACGACGATCAGCTTCGCGCCCGCCTTGACCCGGTCCATCATCCGCAGGAACAGGATCGGGTGGCAGTCGGCCATGTTCGAGCCGATGACGAGGAACAGGTCGGCGCGGTCCAGGTCCTCGTAGGAGCCGGGCGGGCCGTCCGCGCCGAGGGACAGCTTGTAGCCGGTGCCCGCGCTCGCCATGCACAGCCGCGAGTTCGACTCGATGTTGGACGTCCGGACGAACCCCTTGGCCAGCTTGTTCGCCAGATATTGGGCCTCCAGCGTCATCTGCCCGGAGACGTAGAAGGCGAGCGCGTCGGGGCCGTGCTCGTCCAGGACGCCGCGCAGCCGCGCCGCCACCCGGCCGATCGCCGCGTCCACCTCGCACGGGTCGGGCTCGCCGCCCCGGTCGGCGCGGGTCAGCGCGGTCGTGAGGCGGCCCGGCGCGGCGAGCATGTCCGCGCTGGTGGCGCCCTTGGTGCACAGCCGGCCGAAGTTCGCCGGGTGCTCGCGGTCCCCGGCCGCCTTGATCACCTTGCGGCGGCCCGTCGCGGGCTCGACGGCGACGTCCAGCACCATGCCGCAGCCGACCCCGCAGTACGAGCAGACGGTTTTCACCGACGTGACGGCCGACACGGCGTCTCCTCCCCCGAACGGACGAACCGGGCACGCAACCGTTACGGACGGTAGAAAGCCGCTGTTACGTGAATGTGACCCCTGAGTCGGGTGCCCTGTTACATCCGCCCAACCACCGGCCTGGGCGGTTGTGAGATCCCGCCGACGAAACGGTCCGCGGTGGCCGGATACGGCCGGACGGCGGTCAGAATCCGGTGCCGGACGGGCGAGCGGAGACCCGCTCCCGAGCCATAGAGGTTCGCCGGATTCATCACCGATCGGGTGGTTCAGGGCGAGAGTCCAGCATGCCACTGCGTACCTACCGGAACAGGCGATCGGCCCTGGTGTGACTGCATTCACCCGCAGGTCCGTACACTGGTCACCTGGGGTCATGGCGGCCGACGGCCCGGACGGGCGACGCCCCGCCGGGCGAGGGTCCCCCTCTCGTCCCGCGACCGCGGCGCGCCGCGTCCCCTGGTCTTTCACGTACGCGGTGGGACGTACGTCACACTATGTATGCAGGTGTTGGAGGAGGAGAAGCGTGACCGACCGCGACGTGGACGTCCTGAGCCGAGCCCCGCTGTTCGAGGCGCTCGACGAGCAGGGCGCCAAGGCGCTGCGCGCTAACGTGACCGAGGTCCGGCTCGCCCGCGGTCAGACCCTCTTCAACGAGGGTGAGACCGGCGACCGGCTCTATGTGGTGCTCGAAGGCAAGATCAAGCTCACCCGCACGGCTCCGGACGGCCGGGAGAACCTGCTGAGCGTCCTCGGCCCGAGCGAGATGTTCGGCGAGCTGTCCCTGTTCGATCCCCGGCCGCGCACGGCCAGCGCGATCGCCGTCACCGAGTGCCGCCTCGCGGGTCTCGGCCACGACGACCTGCGTCCCTGGCTGACCGGCCACCCCGAGGTCGCGGTGCAACTGCTGCGCGCCCTCGCCCAGCGGCTCCGCAAGACCAACGACGTCATGGCCGACCTGGTCTTCACCGACGTGCCCGGCCGGGTCGCCAAGGCCCTGCTGGACCTCGCCGAGCGGTTCGGCCAGCCGTCGGAGGCGGGGCTGCACGTCCACCACGACCTCACCCAGGAGGAACTGGCGCAGCTCGTCGGCGCGTCCCGGGAGACCGTGAACAAGGCCCTCGCCGACTTCGCGCAGCGCAACTGGCTGCGGATCGAGGCGCGCGCCGTCGTCATCCTCGACATCGAACGGCTCCGCAAGCGGTCCCGCTGACGGTCCGGGAGCCGCACGCGGCGGCTCCCGGGAACGGTCAATCGCGTTCGGCCAGGTAGTCGAGCTGCGCTTGGACCGTCCATTCGGCGATCGGCCACAGTTTGCGGTCGATGTCGCCGTAGACGTGCGCGACGACCTCCCCGGCGGTCGTCGCGCCCGCCGCGACCGCCTTCCGCACCTGCGCGAGGCGTTCCCTGCGGTGCCGGATGTAGTAGTCGATCGTTCCGGCGGGGTCGGCGAGCAGCGGCCCGTGGCCGGGCAGCATCGTCCCGATCTCCTCGGCCGCGACGAGGTCCCGCAGCCGCTCCAGCGTGCGCAGGTAGTCGCCGAGGCTGCCGTCCAGCACGGGCGTGCCCCGGCCGAGGACGGTGTCCCCGGTCAGCAGCGCGCGGTCGGCGGGCAGCCAGAACGCGACCGAGTCGTCGGTGTGGCCGGGGACGGCCACGACCCGCAGCTCCAGCCCGCCCGTGGTGATGACGTCGCCGTCCGCCAGGCCCTCGGCGCCGTGCCGGTGCGCCGGGTCGACGGCCCGCACGCCCGCCCCGGTCAGCCTCGCGAACTCCCCGGCGCCCTCGGAGTGGTCGGGGTGGCGGTGCGTGATCAGGATCGCGCCGACGCGTCTGCCCTGCTCCTTGACGGTGTCGGCGATCCGGCGCAGGTGGACGCCGTCGTTCGGGCCGGGATCCACGACGACGACCTCGGCGGCGCCGGGCTCGGCGATGATCCAGGTGTTGGTGCCGTCCAGCGTCATCATGGAGGGGTTGGGCGCGAGGACGCAGGTCGTCCGCTCGGTTCCCGTCCCGTCGATCTCGCTCATTTCACCCATCCTGCCCGACGCGGCGTCCGGCGAGCGGAACGGGTTCCAGCCGATCCGCTCCAGGTGCCGCAGCGCCGACGTGCCCGCGAGCAGCAGCGCGGCCTCATGGAGAAGTGGGCGGCGGCGCCTCACGCGTCCGGCAGGACGAGATAGGGATCACCGTCGATGATCTCGGCGCGCGGCTCGTACGGGACGACCGTCCGGGACGCGGCCAGGACGTCCGCGACCGCCTGGAACTCCGCCAGCTCGGCCAGCGTCGCGAGGGTCGGCGGCAGCATCGGCCACTCGCCCGCCAGCGCGCGCTCGGCGGCCTCGTCCGGACGCGCCCACACCGCGTGGTCGGACTCGGTGGACACGTCCCGCGCCCGCTGCCCGGCCGGCATCGCCGCGACGAAGAACCGCGTGTCGTAGCGCTTCGGCTCGACGGCCGGGGTGATCCAGTGGCCCCACGGGCGCAGCAGGTCCGACCGCAGGACGAGCCCGCGCCGCGTGAGCAGGCCCGCCAGCGACACGGACCGGTTCAACAGGGCCTGCCGGTCGGTCTCCCAGCCGGGGCCGCAGGTGTCGTCCACGACCGCGTCGGGGGCCGGGCCGGCGAGCAGGACGAGCGACTCCTCGAACGTCTCGCGCACCGCCGCGCAGACCAGTTCCCGCGCCAGGCCGTCGTCCGCGCGGAACGCGGCGCCCCACTCCGCCGGGGACGGCCCGGCCCAGGCGAGGTCGGCGTCCCCGTCGCGCGGGTCCACCGCTCCGCCGGGGAACACGTACGCGCCCGGCGCGAACGCCATCGAGGACACGCGGCGCAGCAGGAACACCTGGAGGCCGTGGCGGTCGTGGTCGCGCAGGACGGCGACGGTCGCGGCGTCCCGGGGCACGGCGGGCCGCACGCGCCCGGACAGGACGTCCTCGACGCGTCCGCGCATCTCCGCCGGCAGCCGCACGCCGCTCACCGCTCCACCCCCCGGGTCCCGATCGGCCCCATTCGGGCATACCGAACGCGGTTCTGTCAAGCGTCCGGCAGCAGCTCCGCGATCACCTCGACCTCGACCGGCGCGTCCTTCGGCAGCACGTTCACGCCCACCGCGCTGCGCGCGTGCACGCCCCGCTCGCCGAGCACCGCGCCGAACAGCTCGCTCGCGCCGTTGACGACCTGCGGCTGCCCGGTGAAGCCCGGCGCGCTCGCCACGAACCCGACGACCTTGACGATCCGGATCCGCTCCAGCCCGCCCGCCTGCGACCGCAGCGCCGCGAGCGCGTTCAGCGCGCACACCTTCGCCTGCTCATAGGCGTCCTCGGGCGTCACCTCGGCACCGACCTTGCCGGTGACCGGCAGCTCGCCCTTGACCACGGGCAACTGTCCGGACGTGTAGAGCAGCGAGCCCGTCCGCACCGCCGGCACATAGGCCGCGAGCGGCGCCGCGACCTCGGGCAGCGTCAGCCCCAGCTCCGCCAGCCGCTCCTCGGCCGTGCTCACGACGCCAGCTCGCGCTTGAGGTAGGCGACGAGGTTCTCCGGGTTCGGTCCCGGCACGACGGTCACCAGCTCCCAGCCGTCCTGGCCCCAGTTGTCGAGGATCTGCTTCGTCGCGTGCACCAGCAGCGGCACGGTCGCGTACTCCCACTTCGTCATGCCAGCAAGCCTAGAGCCCACGCCGCCTCCGCCCGTCGCGCGCCTGCGCGCCTGCGCGCCTGGCAGTTCAGTCGCCCTCGGCGGGCTTGGGCTCGTCGAGGCCGATGACGGGCGGGACGTCCTCGGGCGACCCGAGGCCGGCCGTGGACTCGGCCGCCTTCGCCAGCTCCCGTTCGGCCTTCGCCAGCCGCGCGGCGAGGTCGGGACGGCTCTCGGCCTCGCTCTTGGCGACCCCGTCGGGCGCGAACCGGTCGAAGAAGCGCAGGATCTCCACCGGCAGCGGCATGACCAGCGTGCTGTTCTTCTCCGCCGCCACGTCCACCACGGTCTGGAGCAGGCGGAGCTGGAGCGACGCCGGGTCCTGCGACATGATCTCGGCCGCCGCCGCGAGGCGCTTGGACGCCTGGAACTCGCCGTCCGCCGCGATGATCCGGGCCCGCCGCTCCCGCTCGGCCTCGGCCTGCCGCGCCATCGACCGCTTCATGCCCTCGGGCAGCGACACGTCCTTGATCTCGACGCGCTCGATGAGGACGCCCCACGGGTCGCGGGTGATCTCGTCCATGATCCGCCGCAGCCGGGCGTTGATCTTCTCGCGCTCGCCGAGCAGTTCCTGCATGTCGGTCTGCCCGATGACCGACCGCAGCGACGTCTGGCCGATCTGCGCCACCGCGTACCCGTAGTTCTGGACGTTCACGATCGCCTTGATCGGATCGACCACCCGGAAGTACACGACCGCGTCGACCCGGACGCTCACGTTGTCCTGCGTGATCCCCTCCTGGCCGGGGACGTTCATCGTCACCGTCTGCTGGTTGACCTTCTGCATCCGCTCGATGACCGGCACGATCGCCGTGAGCCCCGGCGTCCGCACCGCGCCCGGCCGCAGCCCGCCCGCACGCTGCACCTGACCGAAACGGAACACGATTCCGTGTTCGTACTGCTGGACGACGCGGACCGACGAGCCCGCGACGAACAGCCCCACAATGACCACCGCGATCAGTACGACCAAGACCACCGTCATGGCGTCACGTCCCTTCCCCGGACGCCGGACGTCCGGTTCGCAGGGTTATCTACCCACGATCGAGGGCACGTGCGCCTTGACCCGGGACGGTGGCGTCGGCCACCGTGTCAGGAATCACTTGCTTGGTCGGACGGCCGTCCGGAGTCATCGGAGAACAGGCGATATGGTCGATCGAGTGAGCGCGAGAGACACCGACTGGGACGGCGTGCGCCTCCACGTCGTCACCGGCAAGGGCGGCACGGGCAAGACGACGGTCGCCGCCGCGCTGGCGCTGGCGCTGGCCGCCGGCGGCAAGAAGGTCCTCCTGGTCGAGGTCGAGGGACGCCAGGGCATCGCCCAGCTCTTCGACTGCCCGCCGCTCCCCTACGAGGAGCGCCGCGTCGCGTCCGGCCGGGACGGCGGGGACGTCCACGCGCTCGCCATCGACACCGAAGAGGCCCTCCTCGAATACCTGGAGATGTTCTACAGCCTCAAACGGGCCGGGAAGGCGATGACCCGGCTCGGCATCGTGGACTTCGTGACCACGATCGCGCCCGGCCTGCGGGACGTCATCCTCACCGGCAAGACCAGCGAGTCGGTCCGCCGCCGCGCCAAGAACGGCACGTTCCTGTACGACGCCGTCGTGATGGACGCGCCCCCGACCGGCCGCATCACGAAGTTCCTCAACGTCAACGACGAGGTGTCGGGGCTGGCGAAGGTCGGGCCGATCCGCAACCACGCCGACACCGTGATGAAGGTGGTGCGGAGCCCGGAGACGGCCGTCCACTTCGTCACGCTGCTGGAGGAGATGCCCGTCCAGGAGACCATGGACGGCATCGCCGAGCTGACCGCCGTCGGCCTGCCCGTCGGCGGCGTGTTCGTGAACATGGAGCACGCGCCGGTGCTGCCGCCGCAGGTCCGCGCGGACGCGGCCGCCGGCCGGCTGGACCTGGAGGACGTCGAGCGCGGGCTGAAGGCCGCCGGGATCGAGGACGACGCCGGGCGCGTCGCGGCCGTCCTCGCCGCCGAGGCCGCCGAGCACGCCCGCCGCACCGCGCTCCAGGCCCGCGAGAAGGAACGGCTGGAGACCGTCGACCGTCCGCGCTACACGCTGCCGCTGCTCGGCGACGGCATGGACCTCGCCGGGCTGCACGTGCTGGCGACCGCGCTGCGCGACCAGGGCGCGGCCTGACCGGAGGAGACACCCCCGTGACGACTCGGCCGCTCGACGTGGACGCGCTGCTGGACGATCCGCGCACCAAGATCATCGTGTGCTGCGGCTCCGGCGGCGTCGGCAAGACCACGACCGCCGCCGCGCTCGGCGTGCGCGCCGCCGAACGGGGCCGCGACGTCGTCGTGCTCACCGTCGACCCCGCGCGCCGCCTCGCCCAGTCGATGGGGCTGTCGGAGCTGGACAACAGCCCGCGCCGCATCGAGATCGAGGGCGACGGCGAGCTGCACGCGATGATGCTCGACATGAAGCGCACCTTCGACGAGATCGTCGAGGCGCACGCCGACCCCGACCGGGCCCGCCAGATCCTGGCCAACCCCTTCTACCAGTCGCTGTCGTCCAGCCTGTCGGGCACGCAGGAGTACATGGCGATGGAGAAGCTCGGGCAGCTCCACCGCTCCGGCGCCTGGGACCTCATCGTCGTGGACACGCCGCCGTCGCGGAACGCCCTGGACTTCCTCGACGCCCCCGAGCGCATGGGCCGCTTCCTGGACGGACGGTTCATGAAGATCCTCGCCGCGCCCGCCAAGACCGGCGGACGGTTCGGCGTGAAGGTCATCAGCGCCGGGTTCGGCATGTTCACCGGCGCGATCAACAAGGTGCTCGGCGTGCAGCTCCTGCGGGACGTCCAGACGTTCGTCGCCGCGTTCGACACGATGTTCGGCGGGTTCCGCGAGCGCGCGGAGAAGACGTTCCGGCTGCTCCAGACGCCGGGGACCGCGTTCCTGGTCGTCGCGGCGCCCGAGCCGGACGCGCTGCGCGAGGCGTCCTACTTCGTGGACCGGCTGGCACGGGAGCGGATGCCGCTGGCCGGGGTCGTGGTCAACCGCGTGCACGAGGCCGAGGACGTCCTGTCGGCCGCCCGCGCCCAGGCCGCCGCCGAGACGCTGGAGGACCGGGGCGAGCACGCGGTGACGGCGGCGCTGCTGCGGCTGCACACCGGGCGGATGCAGCTCGCGGCCCGGGAGGCGCGGCTGCGGGACGGGTTCGCGACGACGCATCCGGCCGTTCCGGTGACGGCGGTCGCGGCGCAGGCCGAGGACGTCCACGATCTGGCGGGATTGCGCCGGGTGGGCGCCGACTTGGCCGGGCCTTCGTCCGTCGCGTGACCGCGTGGCCATTTACCAATCAGTAACAACACATTTCACGCGATGTTCGTTTCGTTCCAACGGGATGATCTTGTGAATGGCCGGAGAAGCCGGTAACACGCCCGTTACGCGTCCGGGAACGGATTCGGCCGCGGCACCGTCGTCCGGGACGACGGCACCGCGGCCGTATCACCACTGCATCTGAAGACCGGCGGCCCCGCCGACCGGGCGCGCTGCCCGAGGACCGCCGTGACCGCCGCTAACTCGCGACCAGCTCCGCCTCCTCGGCGTCCACCGATCGTTCGTACTCCTCCTTGGCGGTCTCCAGCAGCTCGCGCCACGAACGCACATCCGGACGCCGCCGCAGCAGAGCTCGACGCTCACGCTCGGTCATCCCACCCCAGACACCGAATTCGATCCGGTTGTCGAGAGCGTCGGCGAGGCACTCCGTCCGTACGGGGCAACCGCGGCAGATGAGCTTGGCTCGGTTCTGCGCGGCGCCTTGCACGAACAGGGCGTCCGGGTCCGCGTTACGGCAGGCGGCGCGTGCGGTCCAATCCGTGATCCACATCTTGGCCCCACTCCCCTAGGGTCTCAGTCGATTTGCGCTCCCTGGCCGGACGGGCGCGGACGTCAGGCCGCCAAACGAAAGCCGTGGGGAAGAACTTACGGAAGCGGGGGGCGATTCAACAGTCCCCGATGGACCCATTCTCGATATAGCCCACCAGGGCCATACCGCCGGAACGGACTAGTCACCCGCCGCGGACAGGGCGCCCGGAGTCGCCCTTGACCCTCTACTGGAATGATCTTCAATAAAGGGCTTCGCAGGCCGAATCCCGTGCGCCCCCGCCGGGCCGCCCGGTATGCACCGGTCGTCCCGCGTACCCTAGGGTCCGTGAACGAGGCGAACCACGATCGGGCGAACCCCTTCTCCACGCTGTTCAGGCTGCTCGGCGCGGCGGTGGTCGCGGGCGTCCTGGTCGCGTTCGTCGCGCTGCCCGGCGTCGGCGGCGCGGGCCTCACCGCCCGCAACGCCGCCACCGACTTCCAGGGCATGGACAGCCGGCTGCGCTCCAAGCCGCCGTCGGAGAAGACCGTCGTGTACGACGCCGACGGCAAGCAGATCGCCACGTTCTTCGACCGCTACCGCGAGTCGGTCAAGCTCGCCAAGGTCGCGCCCATCATGCGGACGGCCATCGTCGACATCGAGGACTCGCGCTTCTACCAGCACGGCGCGCTCGACCTGAAGGGCACCATCCGCGCGCTCGCGTCCAACGTCGAGACCGAGCAGACGCAGGGCGGCTCCACCCTCACCCAGCAGTACGTGAAGAACATCCTGGTGGACGCCACCAAGACCAAGGAGGAGTACCAGGAGGTCACCGCGCCGACCGTCGGGCGCAAGATCCGCGAGCTGCGGTACGCGCTGGACCTCGAAGAGCACATGTCCAAGGACGAGATCCTTCAGGGCTACCTCAACATCGCGTACTTCGGGTCCGGGGCGTA
Proteins encoded in this region:
- a CDS encoding slipin family protein, with product MTVVLVVLIAVVIVGLFVAGSSVRVVQQYEHGIVFRFGQVQRAGGLRPGAVRTPGLTAIVPVIERMQKVNQQTVTMNVPGQEGITQDNVSVRVDAVVYFRVVDPIKAIVNVQNYGYAVAQIGQTSLRSVIGQTDMQELLGEREKINARLRRIMDEITRDPWGVLIERVEIKDVSLPEGMKRSMARQAEAERERRARIIAADGEFQASKRLAAAAEIMSQDPASLQLRLLQTVVDVAAEKNSTLVMPLPVEILRFFDRFAPDGVAKSEAESRPDLAARLAKAERELAKAAESTAGLGSPEDVPPVIGLDEPKPAEGD
- a CDS encoding ArsA-related P-loop ATPase — translated: MSARDTDWDGVRLHVVTGKGGTGKTTVAAALALALAAGGKKVLLVEVEGRQGIAQLFDCPPLPYEERRVASGRDGGDVHALAIDTEEALLEYLEMFYSLKRAGKAMTRLGIVDFVTTIAPGLRDVILTGKTSESVRRRAKNGTFLYDAVVMDAPPTGRITKFLNVNDEVSGLAKVGPIRNHADTVMKVVRSPETAVHFVTLLEEMPVQETMDGIAELTAVGLPVGGVFVNMEHAPVLPPQVRADAAAGRLDLEDVERGLKAAGIEDDAGRVAAVLAAEAAEHARRTALQAREKERLETVDRPRYTLPLLGDGMDLAGLHVLATALRDQGAA
- a CDS encoding ArsA family ATPase, whose amino-acid sequence is MTTRPLDVDALLDDPRTKIIVCCGSGGVGKTTTAAALGVRAAERGRDVVVLTVDPARRLAQSMGLSELDNSPRRIEIEGDGELHAMMLDMKRTFDEIVEAHADPDRARQILANPFYQSLSSSLSGTQEYMAMEKLGQLHRSGAWDLIVVDTPPSRNALDFLDAPERMGRFLDGRFMKILAAPAKTGGRFGVKVISAGFGMFTGAINKVLGVQLLRDVQTFVAAFDTMFGGFRERAEKTFRLLQTPGTAFLVVAAPEPDALREASYFVDRLARERMPLAGVVVNRVHEAEDVLSAARAQAAAETLEDRGEHAVTAALLRLHTGRMQLAAREARLRDGFATTHPAVPVTAVAAQAEDVHDLAGLRRVGADLAGPSSVA
- a CDS encoding WhiB family transcriptional regulator; the protein is MWITDWTARAACRNADPDALFVQGAAQNRAKLICRGCPVRTECLADALDNRIEFGVWGGMTERERRALLRRRPDVRSWRELLETAKEEYERSVDAEEAELVAS